In one window of Anaerotignum faecicola DNA:
- a CDS encoding NAD(+)/NADH kinase translates to MKRIGILPNTRKDENYNATKEITKLLLRLGCIPMISENAAETAGFEQYSARDDMIYRESDFIIALGGDGTMLSVGKRAAKYNTPIMGINLGHLGFLTDSNVDEMETAVKKVLRGDFKLEKRMMLQGDIYTSRDYRRSVIALNEVSISRGSISDVGVFVNNEYIDDFFGDGILVSTPTGSTAYNLAAGGPILKSDAKMLAITPICPHKLHARSIVVGADDIVKLVINTAPRHRIFVVVDGQSICPLEHRDYIIIRKSQFYTSIIKTGDLGFYDVLREKMFGRGGR, encoded by the coding sequence ATGAAAAGAATAGGTATCTTGCCAAACACAAGAAAAGACGAGAACTATAACGCAACTAAGGAAATAACAAAACTTCTTTTGAGGCTTGGCTGCATTCCTATGATAAGTGAAAACGCGGCTGAAACGGCGGGATTTGAGCAGTATTCCGCTCGCGATGATATGATTTACAGGGAAAGCGATTTTATAATTGCTCTTGGCGGCGATGGAACGATGCTCAGCGTCGGAAAACGGGCCGCAAAATATAATACGCCTATTATGGGAATTAATCTCGGACATCTCGGATTTTTAACGGACAGCAACGTAGACGAAATGGAAACGGCAGTAAAAAAAGTCCTCAGGGGAGATTTTAAGCTTGAAAAAAGGATGATGCTTCAAGGAGATATATATACTTCAAGGGATTACAGAAGGAGCGTTATAGCTTTAAACGAAGTCAGCATTTCAAGGGGAAGCATATCGGATGTAGGAGTGTTTGTTAATAATGAATATATCGACGACTTTTTTGGCGACGGTATTCTTGTTTCAACCCCTACAGGCTCGACGGCATACAATTTGGCGGCCGGAGGGCCTATATTAAAAAGCGATGCGAAAATGCTTGCAATAACGCCGATATGCCCGCATAAGCTTCATGCAAGGAGTATTGTAGTAGGAGCCGACGACATTGTAAAGCTTGTTATAAATACGGCGCCGCGTCACAGGATATTTGTGGTTGTCGACGGTCAAAGCATATGCCCGCTTGAACACAGGGATTATATTATAATAAGGAAATCGCAGTTTTATACAAGCATTATAAAAACAGGGGATCTGGGTTTTTATGACGTCTTGAGAGAAAAAATGTTCGGACGAGGAGGCAGGTAA
- the argR gene encoding arginine repressor, with translation MKIARQTKILEIIENNNVETQEDLAQMLRDEGFAVTQATISRDIRELKLTKMATENGKQKYVSITTTDAEVSERLIRVFKDAVIKMDFAQNMIVIKTLNGMGMAVAVAVDNMENSDILGSIAGDDTVFCVARTHSQAVEFIQKLNRIINAE, from the coding sequence TTGAAAATAGCCAGACAGACAAAAATTCTTGAAATTATAGAAAACAACAATGTTGAAACACAGGAGGACCTGGCACAAATGCTGCGTGATGAAGGTTTTGCCGTTACTCAAGCCACAATTTCAAGAGACATACGCGAACTTAAGCTGACAAAAATGGCAACAGAAAACGGAAAGCAAAAATATGTTTCAATTACAACCACAGACGCCGAAGTTTCCGAAAGGCTCATCAGGGTTTTTAAAGACGCCGTTATAAAAATGGATTTTGCTCAGAATATGATTGTTATTAAAACTCTTAACGGAATGGGAATGGCGGTTGCAGTTGCCGTTGACAATATGGAAAACAGCGATATTCTCGGTTCTATAGCCGGAGACGACACGGTGTTCTGCGTAGCAAGAACGCACAGTCAGGCAGTGGAATTTATACAGAAACTTAACCGCATTATAAATGCAGAATAA
- the recN gene encoding DNA repair protein RecN, translating to MLLRLHIKNAALIEKADIEFGYGLNILTGETGAGKSMIIDSVNFVLGERASKDFVRTGAKNAQVVAEFEISNDEIQRQFEQMGIEIEDNAVIIQRTLSSEGKSSNRINGTPVTVSMLKRLSESLIDVHGQHEHQSLLNPAKHIDILDSFCMPEIDDIKRNMGDIIKEYKTVIGEIKSLSGEEYDIRDKIEKLEFRINEINDAALKENEENILNERRDYLNNIDKVMRNTRESLKLLYEGEDEILSASDQIGHALNLMNELKEFDSDALKIYNALNEVSDSLEDTVRDIRRYNSEIDGDPDEIEEIEERLDLIYNLKKKYGPTVHDILEFRDKAQQELDFIINSGETLEKLIAKKKELLAQIKNGCDIMTDIRRRRAEELSIEIEKQLKDLEMRNAEFKINVKKKETFSFKGNDTVEFLISPNLGEELKPLSKIASGGEMSRIMLALKTVVADAETIDTFIFDEIDTGVSGKTASRVGEKMAAIAKKRQILCITHLPQIAAMADNHFLIEKSVEGNKTITNIICLDNYGSVNEISRLMGGDNGGIVEKAAAKMKEDAQSFKKSLK from the coding sequence ATGCTTTTAAGATTACATATAAAAAATGCGGCGCTGATAGAAAAAGCCGACATAGAGTTTGGATACGGCCTTAATATACTTACAGGCGAAACAGGCGCGGGAAAAAGCATGATAATAGATTCTGTTAATTTTGTACTCGGAGAAAGGGCGTCCAAAGATTTTGTGCGTACAGGCGCAAAAAATGCACAGGTTGTGGCTGAGTTTGAAATTTCAAACGATGAAATACAAAGACAGTTTGAACAAATGGGAATCGAAATAGAGGATAATGCCGTTATTATACAGCGAACATTGTCGTCTGAAGGAAAAAGTTCTAACAGGATTAACGGAACTCCTGTTACTGTTTCTATGCTTAAACGTCTGTCAGAAAGCCTTATTGATGTGCATGGTCAGCATGAACACCAGTCTTTGCTGAATCCTGCAAAGCATATAGATATACTTGACAGTTTTTGTATGCCCGAAATTGATGATATTAAAAGAAATATGGGCGATATAATAAAAGAATATAAAACTGTTATTGGCGAGATAAAAAGTCTAAGTGGTGAAGAATACGATATTAGGGATAAAATAGAAAAGCTTGAGTTTAGGATCAATGAAATTAATGACGCGGCTTTGAAAGAGAATGAGGAAAATATTCTTAATGAACGCCGGGATTATCTTAATAATATAGACAAAGTTATGAGAAATACGAGGGAAAGCCTCAAGCTTTTATATGAAGGAGAGGATGAAATACTTTCTGCATCGGATCAAATCGGCCATGCTTTGAATTTGATGAATGAACTGAAAGAATTTGATTCGGACGCCCTTAAAATATACAATGCTTTAAATGAGGTGAGCGATTCTCTGGAAGATACCGTTCGCGATATTAGGAGATATAACAGTGAAATTGACGGCGATCCCGATGAAATTGAAGAAATAGAGGAACGTCTTGATTTAATATATAATCTTAAAAAGAAATACGGCCCTACTGTGCACGATATACTTGAGTTTAGAGATAAGGCTCAGCAGGAACTTGATTTTATTATTAACAGCGGCGAAACGCTTGAAAAGCTGATTGCGAAAAAGAAAGAACTTCTTGCCCAAATAAAAAACGGCTGTGATATAATGACTGATATAAGACGGCGCAGGGCTGAAGAACTAAGCATAGAAATTGAAAAACAGCTTAAAGATCTTGAAATGAGAAATGCTGAATTTAAAATTAATGTTAAAAAGAAAGAAACATTTAGCTTTAAAGGCAACGATACAGTGGAGTTTCTCATTTCTCCAAATTTGGGAGAAGAATTGAAGCCTCTTTCAAAAATCGCTTCCGGAGGCGAAATGAGCCGGATTATGCTGGCGCTTAAAACAGTTGTTGCCGATGCCGAAACTATTGATACATTCATATTTGATGAGATAGATACGGGCGTAAGCGGCAAAACAGCGTCGCGTGTAGGTGAAAAGATGGCGGCTATAGCGAAAAAACGTCAAATTTTATGTATAACCCATTTGCCGCAAATCGCGGCAATGGCCGATAATCATTTCCTTATTGAAAAAAGCGTAGAAGGAAATAAAACAATTACGAATATAATTTGTCTTGATAACTATGGCTCTGTAAATGAGATATCAAGGCTTATGGGCGGGGATAACGGAGGCATTGTTGAGAAGGCCGCCGCTAAAATGAAAGAGGATGCCCAAAGTTTTAAAAAAAGCCTTAAATAA
- a CDS encoding Rrf2 family transcriptional regulator: protein MKISTKGRYALRLMVDIAVHSNGGNVPLRDISSRQGISFKYLEQIIALLCKVGYIRSMRGPSGGYKLTREPKDYSVGDILRVTEGNLAPISCLDGNGEHCERLNQCGTRNFWDGLYHVINEYIDKYTLEDLVNEYNKNQFDDYMI, encoded by the coding sequence ATGAAAATTTCAACTAAAGGGAGATATGCGTTGAGGCTTATGGTTGATATTGCCGTTCACAGCAATGGCGGCAATGTGCCGCTTAGGGACATATCCAGCAGGCAGGGTATATCTTTTAAATATTTGGAACAAATTATAGCGTTGCTTTGTAAGGTTGGGTATATTAGAAGTATGCGCGGCCCGTCCGGAGGATACAAGCTTACGCGCGAGCCGAAAGATTATTCGGTGGGAGATATTTTGAGGGTTACCGAAGGAAATCTTGCTCCTATTTCATGCCTTGATGGAAACGGCGAGCATTGTGAAAGGCTGAACCAATGTGGAACGCGAAATTTTTGGGATGGCCTTTACCATGTAATTAATGAATATATTGACAAGTACACGCTTGAAGATTTAGTAAATGAATATAATAAAAATCAATTTGACGACTATATGATATAA